A stretch of the Aphis gossypii isolate Hap1 chromosome 2, ASM2018417v2, whole genome shotgun sequence genome encodes the following:
- the LOC114119775 gene encoding ATP-binding cassette sub-family C member 10 isoform X1, translating to MDLSMKVTWNWTELCGPNDFVPLFRSGYVLSICAEMAVIRLPILLIFMLTSTYYCCHLSDWIIRTRRETNVLRCRIIIASMLSILPAFQLIWEVYEFTESQLYPIESLVLVIQCFTWLIHTLYIVCIRHHLGTSLRGSKVVILAWILCFLSSIISLRSTFIVFIESTYVTILQVRLWFTLFNWMLQAFYLITMFFKEDVVRIRHVDRLRFLAQQSLERRSLMTSSYSRFNDEFDPYYLGMACDNEHYGFMSWLTFGWVGSLITKGDKKRLHHTNDLFDLPEWLTPVYVSAKMEEVFRHQPSVTAASPIHLPADHQSRVPKISLLQALHKCYGKQFYGIGLLKLFADIFGFAAPIFLSKLITFVSHHEEPISHGYLYMTGLVLMSLLSTLFSAHFEYQIHMIGIKIRGALVTMIYKKTLELNTVMLNNFSIGEIVNFISTDTHNLVNACNSFHSMWSVPFQLVIVLYLLYQQLGIAFLSGVFVSILLIPVNKVITSNIGKLTEKLMKEKDKRVKLMSEIIKGIRVIKFHVWEQYFIDKVSDYRKLEVMNLKKRKYLDALCVYFWATTPVTISMLTFSTYIYLGGQLTASKVFTSMALLHMLITPLNAFPWILNGVTEAWVSVKRIQRLIEVDDLQSQSYYSLMPVQYGKTFDNAVSLTKCSFNWGLRSFQLKNINFSVAKGSFVGIVGPVGSGKSTLLAGILAEINKEEGMIASSNMRDGFAFVAQSPWIQKGTIKDNILFGQNFSLEKYKTVIKSCGLVKDLQEFPRGDLTLIGEAGVTLSGGQKARLALARAVYQNKFMYLMDDIFASVDINVAQHLYTHCINGLLKDKTRIICTHNSQFLLSADWVLIMNNGTIVNQGRPFEVLNDYDVKAMDVKFDEANSNSYLTMDDWTPVKESDVINDLNDREDQEEGVINLSIYKQYWKSVGNLIVYLLFVAIVIMQGTRNISDLWLSHWVNEIKNKHDDNDIEDFNDLKDENNKYLYTYTLIGMINSVATFFRAFIFAYGGIKACKKIHDCLLTSIMSVKATFFDINPLGRILNRFSSDTNTIDDSLPFILNIFLAQFFHVIGTLCSIIYGIPWALIIAVILTPVYYKLQIRYRNSSRELRRISAVALSPLYNHVHESLQGLSTIRAFRAVSRFERENEDRLENHLKAEFSSQLASLWFNFRLKIIGLTMLFFISFISVFIHQWNLTNAGYLGLSLTYALTLTNMLGGLVNAIAETECDMISLERVLGYVENIENETDVEDSVSPPFAWPTNGIIQFSNVFLKYRHDGPMSLNGVSFETTSSEKIGVIGRTGAGKSSLLAALYKMCDISSGAIFIDAVNLSKISSRQIRNRLCIIPQDPFLFDGTIRENIDPFKEYMDSNIWSALQRCHLAATVKRIGGLGCYIGENTSLSVGEKQLLCLVRAILKNSKVVCVDEATANVDEMTDRKIQETIRTAFKHSTVITIAHRIRTVMDSDRILVMDNGKVVEFESPNVLLENKNSYFYNLVQQEFK from the exons ATGGa tttaagtatGAAAGTTACTTGGAACTGGACCGAACTCTGTGGTCCCAATGATTTTGTTCCATTATTTCGCTCAGGGTATGTGTTGAGTATTTGCGCAGAAATGGCAGTAATTCGCCTGCCTATtctgttaatatttatgttgacATCAACATATTACTGTTGTCATCTATCTGATTGGATAATACGCACCAGACGTGAAACTAATGTTCTTCGTTgccgtattattattgctagtATGCTGTCAATCTTACCAGCATTTCAACTAATTTGGGAAGTATACGAATTCACTGAAAGCCAACTTTATCCAATCGAAAGTTTAGTCCTTGTAATCCAATGTTTTACATGGttgatacatacattatacattgtatgtaTCCGTCATCATTTAGGAACGAGTTTAAGAGGTTCAAAAGTTGTAATACTCGCTtggattttatgttttttatcgtCAATAATATCCTTACGCAGCACTTTCATAGTATTTATTGAAAGCACTTATGTAACTATTTTACAAGTTAGATTATGGTTCACATTATTTAATTGGATGCTTcaggcattttatttaattaccatGTTTTTCAAGGAAGACGTTGTAAGAATCAGACATGTAGACCGACTTCGTTTTCTTGCCCAG CAATCACTTGAGAGACGTTCTTTAATGACATCATCATATAGTCGTTTTAATGATGAATTCGATCCATATTATTTGGGCATGGCATGTGATAATGAACATTATGGTTTTATGTCTTGGCTCACATTTGGTTGGGTTGGCAGTTTAATAACCAAAGGAGACAAAAAAAGGTTACATCATACAAATGATTTGTTTGATTTACCTGAATGGCTGACCCCAGTATATGTATCAGCTAAAATGGAAGAAGTATTTAGACATCAGCCTTCTGTGACAGCTGCATCACCTATTCATTTGCCTGCTGATCATCAATCTAGAGTACCGAAAATATCATTGTTGCAAGCTCTACACAAATGTTatggaaaacaattttatgggATTggattacttaaattatttgcagACATTTTTGGATTTGCAGCTcctatttttttaagcaaacTGATTACATTTGTATCACATCATGAAGAGCCAATAAGTCATGGATATTTATACATGACAGGGCTTGTTTTAATGTCACTTTTAA gtacattatttagtGCACATTTTGAATATCAAATACACATGATAGGAATAAAAATCAGAGGCGCCTTAGTgacaatgatttataaaaagacATTGGAATTAAATACTGTAATGCTAAATAACTTTAG tATTGgagaaatagttaattttataagtactgATACtcataatttagttaatgCTTGCAATAGTTTCCATTCAATGTGGAGTGTACCTTTTCaa ttggttattgttttatatttactttatcaaCAATTGGGAATAGCTTTCTTGTCAGGAGTATTTGTGTCCATTCTACTGATTCCTGTAAACAAGGTTATTACTtcaaatatag gtaaattaactGAAAAATTGATGAAAGAAAAAGATAAACGTGTTAAATTAATGTCTGAAATTATAAAAGGTATTCgagtaattaaatttcatgtttgggaacaatattttattgataaagttAGCG attaccGAAAACTTGAAGTCATGAACTTgaaaaaaaggaaatatttGGACGCtttatgtgtgtatttttgGGCTACAACCCCAGTAACAATATCAATGTTGACTTTTTCAACTTATATATATCTAGGAGGTCAATTAACAGCGTCAaaa GTATTTACCAGTATGGCTCTACTTCATATGTTAATAACACCATTAAATGCTTTTCCTTGGATATTGAATGGTGTCACTGAAGCTTGGGTGTCTGTTAAAAGAATTCAACGTTTAAttgaa gtaGATGATTTACAATCACAgtcttattatagtttaatgccAGTCCAGTATGGAAAAACATTTGATAATGCTGTGTCATTGACAAAGTGTTCATTTAATTGGGGTCTTAGATCATTCcaacttaaaaacataaatttttctgTTGCCAAAGGATCTTTTGTTGGTATTGTTGGACCAGTAGGTAGTGGAAAATCTACTCTGTTAGCTGGCATTTTAGCTGAAATTAACAAAGAAGAAGGAATGATTGCATCTTCAAATATGAGAGATG GATTTGCATTTGTTGCACAGTCACCATGGATTCAAAAAGGaacaataaaagataatatattatttggtcaGAATTTCAGTTTAGAAAAATACAA aacagTTATCAAAAGTTGTGGCTTAGTTAAGGATTTACAAGAATTTCCTAGAGGAGATTTAACTCTTATTGGTGAAGCTGGAGTAACTCTGAGTGGTGGTCAAAAAGCTCGTTTAGCTCTTGCTCGTGCTGTGTATCag aataaatttatgtatttaatggaTGACATTTTTGCTTCAGTAGATATTAATGTGGCTCAACATCTATATACACATTGTATTAATGGCTTACTTAAAGATAAAACACGTATTATTTGTACCCATAATAGTCAATTTTTACTCTCAGCTGATTgggtattaataatgaataacggTACAATTGTAAATCAAGGTCGGCCTTTTGAAGTACTAAATGATTATGATGTGAAAGCTATGGATGTCAAGTTTGATGAAGCAAATAGTAACTCTTACTTAACTATGGATGATTGGACACCAGTTAAAGAATCAGATGttataaatgatttgaatGACAGAGAAGACCAAGAAGAAGGAGTGATTAATTtgtctatttataaacaatattggaAATCAGTtggaaatttaattgtatatttgttatttgttgctATAGTTATTATGCAG ggTACACGGAATATATCAGATTTATGGTTATCTCATTGGgtaaatgaaatcaaaaataaacatgatg ATAATGATATTGaagattttaatgatttaaaagatgaaaacaataaatatttatatacttatacattaattgGTATGATAAACTCTGTCGCTACATTTTTTAGAGCCTTTATATTTGCGTATGGTGGAATTAAAgcttgtaaaaaaattcacgACTGTTTATTAACATCTATTATGAGC gtaaaagctacgttttttgatataaatccTCTTGgcagaatattaaatagattttcatCAGATACAAATACTATTGATGATTcattaccatttattttaaatatttttctagccCAATTTTTTCACGTAATTGGTACTCTATGTTCCATTATATATGGTATACCTTGGGCTTTAATTATTGCTGTGATACTAActcctgtatattataaattgcaaaTACGATACAGAAATTCATCTCGTGAACTCAGACGTATATCAGCTGTAGCACTATCACCGCTTTATAACCATGTACATGAATCATTACAGGGGTTATCAACAATACGCGCTTTTAGAGCTGTATCCAG attTGAACGTGAAAACGAAGACAGACTTGAAAACCATCTTAAAGCGGAATTCTCTTCACAATTAGCATCTTTATGGTTTAATTTCAGATTAAAAATCATTGGACTaactatgttattttttattagtttcattTCCGTATTTATTCACCAATGGAATCTCACCAATGCAG gaTATCTTGGTTTGTCATTGACCTATGCATTAACATTGACAAATATGCTTGGAGGATTAGTGAATGCCATTGCAGAAACAGAATGTGATATGATTAGTTTAGAACGTGTTCTAGGTTATGTTGAGAATATAGAGAACGAGACTGATGTTGAAGACTCTGTTTCGCCTCCATTTGCATGGCCAACAAATggaattatacaattttctaatgtttttctaaaatatag acatGATGGTCCTATGTCTTTAAATGGAGTTTCGTTTGAAACTACTTCTTCGGAAAAAATTGGTGTAATTGGTCGAACAGGAGCTGGAAAAAGTTCATTATTAGCagctttgtataaaatgtgtgaTATCAGCAGTGGTGCTATTTTTATAGATGCCGTAAATCTTTCTAAAATTTCTTCACGGCAAATaag aaatcgtttatgtataatacctcAAGATCCGTTTTTGTTTGATGGTACTATACGTGAAAACATTGATCCATTTAAAGAGTATATGGATTCAAATATATGGTCTGCATTGCAACGCTGTCATTTAGCAGCAACTGTTAAACGTATAGGTGGTTTAGGATGTTATATAGGAGAAAATACCAGCTTATCTGTTGGTGAAAAACAATTGTTGTGCTTAGTCAGAGCAATACTTAAGAATTCCAAAGTAGTATGTGTAGATGAAGCTACTGCAAATGTAGATGAAATGACTGATCGCAAAATACAAGAGACAATAAGAACTGCATTCAAGCACAGTACTGTTATTACTATTGCTCATAGAATTCGAACTGTGATGGATAGTGATCG aatatTAGTGATGGACAATGGGAAAGTAGTAGAATTTGAGTCtccaaatgttttattagaaaataaaaattcttatttttataatttggtcCAACAAgagttcaaataa
- the LOC114119775 gene encoding ATP-binding cassette sub-family C member 10 isoform X2: protein MIGIKIRGALVTMIYKKTLELNTVMLNNFSIGEIVNFISTDTHNLVNACNSFHSMWSVPFQLVIVLYLLYQQLGIAFLSGVFVSILLIPVNKVITSNIGKLTEKLMKEKDKRVKLMSEIIKGIRVIKFHVWEQYFIDKVSDYRKLEVMNLKKRKYLDALCVYFWATTPVTISMLTFSTYIYLGGQLTASKVFTSMALLHMLITPLNAFPWILNGVTEAWVSVKRIQRLIEVDDLQSQSYYSLMPVQYGKTFDNAVSLTKCSFNWGLRSFQLKNINFSVAKGSFVGIVGPVGSGKSTLLAGILAEINKEEGMIASSNMRDGFAFVAQSPWIQKGTIKDNILFGQNFSLEKYKTVIKSCGLVKDLQEFPRGDLTLIGEAGVTLSGGQKARLALARAVYQNKFMYLMDDIFASVDINVAQHLYTHCINGLLKDKTRIICTHNSQFLLSADWVLIMNNGTIVNQGRPFEVLNDYDVKAMDVKFDEANSNSYLTMDDWTPVKESDVINDLNDREDQEEGVINLSIYKQYWKSVGNLIVYLLFVAIVIMQGTRNISDLWLSHWVNEIKNKHDDNDIEDFNDLKDENNKYLYTYTLIGMINSVATFFRAFIFAYGGIKACKKIHDCLLTSIMSVKATFFDINPLGRILNRFSSDTNTIDDSLPFILNIFLAQFFHVIGTLCSIIYGIPWALIIAVILTPVYYKLQIRYRNSSRELRRISAVALSPLYNHVHESLQGLSTIRAFRAVSRFERENEDRLENHLKAEFSSQLASLWFNFRLKIIGLTMLFFISFISVFIHQWNLTNAGYLGLSLTYALTLTNMLGGLVNAIAETECDMISLERVLGYVENIENETDVEDSVSPPFAWPTNGIIQFSNVFLKYRHDGPMSLNGVSFETTSSEKIGVIGRTGAGKSSLLAALYKMCDISSGAIFIDAVNLSKISSRQIRNRLCIIPQDPFLFDGTIRENIDPFKEYMDSNIWSALQRCHLAATVKRIGGLGCYIGENTSLSVGEKQLLCLVRAILKNSKVVCVDEATANVDEMTDRKIQETIRTAFKHSTVITIAHRIRTVMDSDRILVMDNGKVVEFESPNVLLENKNSYFYNLVQQEFK from the exons ATGATAGGAATAAAAATCAGAGGCGCCTTAGTgacaatgatttataaaaagacATTGGAATTAAATACTGTAATGCTAAATAACTTTAG tATTGgagaaatagttaattttataagtactgATACtcataatttagttaatgCTTGCAATAGTTTCCATTCAATGTGGAGTGTACCTTTTCaa ttggttattgttttatatttactttatcaaCAATTGGGAATAGCTTTCTTGTCAGGAGTATTTGTGTCCATTCTACTGATTCCTGTAAACAAGGTTATTACTtcaaatatag gtaaattaactGAAAAATTGATGAAAGAAAAAGATAAACGTGTTAAATTAATGTCTGAAATTATAAAAGGTATTCgagtaattaaatttcatgtttgggaacaatattttattgataaagttAGCG attaccGAAAACTTGAAGTCATGAACTTgaaaaaaaggaaatatttGGACGCtttatgtgtgtatttttgGGCTACAACCCCAGTAACAATATCAATGTTGACTTTTTCAACTTATATATATCTAGGAGGTCAATTAACAGCGTCAaaa GTATTTACCAGTATGGCTCTACTTCATATGTTAATAACACCATTAAATGCTTTTCCTTGGATATTGAATGGTGTCACTGAAGCTTGGGTGTCTGTTAAAAGAATTCAACGTTTAAttgaa gtaGATGATTTACAATCACAgtcttattatagtttaatgccAGTCCAGTATGGAAAAACATTTGATAATGCTGTGTCATTGACAAAGTGTTCATTTAATTGGGGTCTTAGATCATTCcaacttaaaaacataaatttttctgTTGCCAAAGGATCTTTTGTTGGTATTGTTGGACCAGTAGGTAGTGGAAAATCTACTCTGTTAGCTGGCATTTTAGCTGAAATTAACAAAGAAGAAGGAATGATTGCATCTTCAAATATGAGAGATG GATTTGCATTTGTTGCACAGTCACCATGGATTCAAAAAGGaacaataaaagataatatattatttggtcaGAATTTCAGTTTAGAAAAATACAA aacagTTATCAAAAGTTGTGGCTTAGTTAAGGATTTACAAGAATTTCCTAGAGGAGATTTAACTCTTATTGGTGAAGCTGGAGTAACTCTGAGTGGTGGTCAAAAAGCTCGTTTAGCTCTTGCTCGTGCTGTGTATCag aataaatttatgtatttaatggaTGACATTTTTGCTTCAGTAGATATTAATGTGGCTCAACATCTATATACACATTGTATTAATGGCTTACTTAAAGATAAAACACGTATTATTTGTACCCATAATAGTCAATTTTTACTCTCAGCTGATTgggtattaataatgaataacggTACAATTGTAAATCAAGGTCGGCCTTTTGAAGTACTAAATGATTATGATGTGAAAGCTATGGATGTCAAGTTTGATGAAGCAAATAGTAACTCTTACTTAACTATGGATGATTGGACACCAGTTAAAGAATCAGATGttataaatgatttgaatGACAGAGAAGACCAAGAAGAAGGAGTGATTAATTtgtctatttataaacaatattggaAATCAGTtggaaatttaattgtatatttgttatttgttgctATAGTTATTATGCAG ggTACACGGAATATATCAGATTTATGGTTATCTCATTGGgtaaatgaaatcaaaaataaacatgatg ATAATGATATTGaagattttaatgatttaaaagatgaaaacaataaatatttatatacttatacattaattgGTATGATAAACTCTGTCGCTACATTTTTTAGAGCCTTTATATTTGCGTATGGTGGAATTAAAgcttgtaaaaaaattcacgACTGTTTATTAACATCTATTATGAGC gtaaaagctacgttttttgatataaatccTCTTGgcagaatattaaatagattttcatCAGATACAAATACTATTGATGATTcattaccatttattttaaatatttttctagccCAATTTTTTCACGTAATTGGTACTCTATGTTCCATTATATATGGTATACCTTGGGCTTTAATTATTGCTGTGATACTAActcctgtatattataaattgcaaaTACGATACAGAAATTCATCTCGTGAACTCAGACGTATATCAGCTGTAGCACTATCACCGCTTTATAACCATGTACATGAATCATTACAGGGGTTATCAACAATACGCGCTTTTAGAGCTGTATCCAG attTGAACGTGAAAACGAAGACAGACTTGAAAACCATCTTAAAGCGGAATTCTCTTCACAATTAGCATCTTTATGGTTTAATTTCAGATTAAAAATCATTGGACTaactatgttattttttattagtttcattTCCGTATTTATTCACCAATGGAATCTCACCAATGCAG gaTATCTTGGTTTGTCATTGACCTATGCATTAACATTGACAAATATGCTTGGAGGATTAGTGAATGCCATTGCAGAAACAGAATGTGATATGATTAGTTTAGAACGTGTTCTAGGTTATGTTGAGAATATAGAGAACGAGACTGATGTTGAAGACTCTGTTTCGCCTCCATTTGCATGGCCAACAAATggaattatacaattttctaatgtttttctaaaatatag acatGATGGTCCTATGTCTTTAAATGGAGTTTCGTTTGAAACTACTTCTTCGGAAAAAATTGGTGTAATTGGTCGAACAGGAGCTGGAAAAAGTTCATTATTAGCagctttgtataaaatgtgtgaTATCAGCAGTGGTGCTATTTTTATAGATGCCGTAAATCTTTCTAAAATTTCTTCACGGCAAATaag aaatcgtttatgtataatacctcAAGATCCGTTTTTGTTTGATGGTACTATACGTGAAAACATTGATCCATTTAAAGAGTATATGGATTCAAATATATGGTCTGCATTGCAACGCTGTCATTTAGCAGCAACTGTTAAACGTATAGGTGGTTTAGGATGTTATATAGGAGAAAATACCAGCTTATCTGTTGGTGAAAAACAATTGTTGTGCTTAGTCAGAGCAATACTTAAGAATTCCAAAGTAGTATGTGTAGATGAAGCTACTGCAAATGTAGATGAAATGACTGATCGCAAAATACAAGAGACAATAAGAACTGCATTCAAGCACAGTACTGTTATTACTATTGCTCATAGAATTCGAACTGTGATGGATAGTGATCG aatatTAGTGATGGACAATGGGAAAGTAGTAGAATTTGAGTCtccaaatgttttattagaaaataaaaattcttatttttataatttggtcCAACAAgagttcaaataa